One Nocardiopsis gilva YIM 90087 genomic window, CCCCGCTGCCACTCACGAGGCGTCGAGGCAGGCCGCGCGCTCCTCGCCCGAGCTCGCCGACGCGGACTGCGATCCGGATCCGGTTCCGGCGTCGCACTGGACCAGCTCGGGCAGCAGACTGAGCAGGCCGAGCACGGCCACCCCCGCGCCGAGCCACAGCGGCGCGGTGAGTCCGTACCCGGCACTGATCACCAGGCCTCCGCCCCAGGAGCCGATGACGACACCGGTGGTGATGACGGACGAGTGCACGGTGTTGACCAGGGCACCGTCGTTGCCGACCCGCATCACCCGGGCCGCCATGGCCGGGTTCATGGTCACGCCCACGAGGCCGATCAGGATGAGGGCGGCGACGGCGAGCACGGGGACCTCGGCGAAGGCGGCGAAGATGACGAGCGCGGCGGTCAGGGCGATGAGGCCGACGGCCAGAACCGGGAGCGTGTGGTCGTCGGCCAGTCGGCCCACGATCGCGTTGCCCACGACGGTGGCCAAGCCGTAGGCGACCAGCAGCAGCGGCACGGTCTCCGGCGCGAAGCCGCTGACGTCGGTCAGGATCGGGACGAAGTAGCTGAATGCGGCGAACGTGGCGCCGATGATGAGCATGCTGGTGGCGTAGACCGCCCACAGCCGCACGTTCACGAGCGCCGCCACTTCCGCGCGCACGCTCACCGACTCCGGGCTGGGGGAGGCCGCCAGGAGACGGAGGATGACCAGTCCGGTCAGCAGCACCAGAACGGCCACCGACCAGAAGCTCGCCCGCCAGCCGAAGTGCTGGCTGATCAGGGTCGCCGCCGGGAGGCCGAGGACGGTGCCGATCATCAGGCCGCCGATCGCGACCGACACGGCCCGGCCGCGCAACCGCGGCCCGACCATCTCCGCGCAGGTCGCGAGCCCGACACCGAAGAAGGCGGCCGATGCGACACCCGTGATGACGCGCGCCGCCATCATCATCCCGTATCCGCTGGAGAGCGCCCCCAGGGCCTGCCCGAGGAAGAACACCCCGATCAGCGTCAGCAGCGCCGTCTTACGGGAGGTGCGGAGCAGCCCGACGGTCAGGACGGGGCCGCCCAGCGTCATGGCGGCCGCATAGGCGGTGATCAGGTATCCGACCGCGGCGATCGACACCCCGAACTCCTCTGCGAGCGCGGGCATCAGGCCCGACACCATGAACTCACTGGTGGTCATGGAGAACACCCCGAGACCGATCACGTAGACGGCCAACGGCATGGGAAAACCTCTCTTTTGTGCGGTCGCGTGGACGACCGGTTTTTTATCGATCAGTACAAAACGCGGACATGAAAAAGCCAGGGTGCGGCGGCATGCGGACCGGAGATGCCCGGGTGCTTACGGGGCGGGGGGAAGGAGCCCTGCCAGCGGATCAGAGCGTGGCGAGGGTGCCCTCCACGATGTCGTCCAGGGCGGAGCGGTCCTGGCTGACCTTGCCGAGTACGCGCAGCCCGTAGTAGGCGCTGAGCACGCACCGTGCCGCCTGGCGCGGATCGCGGTCGGCGGAGATCTCGCCCAGCCGTTGGCCGACGACGATGACGTCGTGGATGGCGTCCTCCAGCCGCTTGAACGAACGATCGGCCAGCCGCGCCACCGCGTCGTCCCGTCCCGCGGGTTCGACGGCGGCGTTGATGGCCATGCATCCGCGCCTCTGCGGGTCGTCCATGTCGATGTCGATGACCTGCGTCATCAGCCTGCGCAGCCGGTCCTTCGCCGTCCCCGGCCCGTCCAGCAGCTCCAGCTGGGCCTGGAAGCCGTCCTGGGTGTAGCGGCGCAGCGCCTCCTCATACAGGCGCTGCTTGTTGCCGAAGGCGTTGTAGAGACTCCCGCGCCCCAGACCGGTGCCCTCGCACAGGTCGCCCGTGGAGGTGGCCTCATAGCCCTTCGACCAGAACACCTCCATGGCGGCCGCTACGGCGGCGGTGTCGTCGAACTCCCTTGGTCTGCCCACGGCACGAGTTCTATCTTTTCTGTACAGATCGGTCAAATACGGGCCGCCGCTCCGCCGGCGTCGAAAGCCGAGGGGAATCGGGTGCGGGTGGGCGGGACGCCCACCCGCACCCGCGTGTCTTACATCGGAACGTTCACGCAGGCCAGCCGATCCCCGGCCTTACCGGCCTCGCCGGGTCCGGTCTTCGTGTGGTTCTCGTGGATCACCACCGAGTTCGCCTCGCCCGTCCGCGGCCGGAAGTCGACGGTGGCCGTGGATTCCGCGTTGCCGTCGCCATCGGTCGTGAAGTCCAGCCAGACCTCGTTCTCGGGGTTGGCGTAGTCGGGGTTGACCGACGGAGTCGCGTCCGGGTCGGCCTCGTTCTGGTAGTGCGGTCCGGAGTCGGCCGGGTCCTTGCCGCAGGGCTTGGTGTGGACGTGCGACCCGTAGTCGCGATCGGGTTCGAGGCCGTTCACGGTCAGGATGAACCGCGTCCGCGCGTCTCCCTCCGGCTGGACGTCGACATCGACCTTCTTTCCCTCGGGGACGGCGTCGTCGTAGGTGATGGCGGTGGCGTCCGGTGAGTAGGGCTCCCACGTTCCCGAGACCTGGATCGGGGAGGCCCCCGCCTTCTCTCCGTCGCCGTTTTCCGGTGATGGGGAGAGTTCGGCGCCGGTGGTGGGCTCGGGGGTGTTGTTCGCGTCGTTCGGGTCGGCTGCGCCGCAACCTGCGAGCAGCAGCGAGACGAGTGTGGATCCAATGAGGGCGCGGGTCATGGGCACGGAAAGACTCCTCGGCTTGGGTCGACGTGCTGGACTGCCCGGAAAACGCTACCGAAGGTGCCTACCCCATTACAGAGGTGTGCCGCTGGTGATGGAAGATGCAGGGGTTTTGGGCGGCGCGAAGCTGTCCTTAAAGGTGAACGCCTCGGCCGTGGGCCCGTGGCGGCGCAGCAGGGCCAGGCGCTCACCCGCCTCGTCGAGCGTCGGGATGTGCGCGGCGGGGATCCACCACAGCACCAGTGTCACGTCCCGCATGTGCTGGAACCACTCGCGCCTGCGGCGGAGCAGGTCGATGTGCTCGCTGCGGTAGGTGAACTCCCACAGCGCCTCCCGCGACTCCCACACGGAGAAGTTGATGAGGAGGTCGTCGCCGAACGGCCGGGCCTCGGTTGCATCGTCGCGACCCTCATCGGTGTAGCGCCACACGAATCCGGGGCTGGCGTCGGCGAGGGCGTTGATCGGGGTGAGGTTGTCGACGAACCCGGCCATCGAGGGGGCGTCGAGGGGAGCGTTGAGGATACCCACATTCAGTTGGGCGAGATGGTGGTCGGCCATGGCCCTCAGCATGTCCCTGCCGGACTTCTAAGTCAATGGATTTTGTTTTTAGAAATCCGGACACAGCACCCCTCCCGCAGCGGGGCCATACGCGCGGTGAACCCCTCCGCACCCGCACCCTCCAGCAGGCCACGCAGTAGTTCCAGGTTCATTCCGCAGGCCAATGGCGGGAAGTCGCGCGCGAGGGTGTGGAACGGGCAGTTGCGCAACCGCACCGCATCCGTGTCGTCGGGGTCAGACACCGGCTCGTATCCCAGCCGCTCCAGACGCTGAGCGAGATCGTCCAGGGAGAACGCGTCGCACGCGGAGTCGCCCGCGGCCGTCCCGCAGGTAGGCGGCCCGTCGTCCGCGGATCGGAGTGCCGCCCCGCGCCGCACCCCCTCCTCCCGCGCCGCCTCGTGCAGCGCCTCCTCGGCCCCGTGCCGCTGCACCGCCTCAGCCAGCACCAGCGCCGCCGTCTCGTAGTCGCGCGGGGGCAGCTGCACGGTGAGCTGCCGTTCGCCGCGCCGATACAGCTTGGCCGGCCGACCCGAGCCGGGCCCCTCCCGCCCGGACACCTTCCGCTGGGCGACGTCAAGCAGTCCCGCCGCGACTAGCTTGTCCAGGTGGAAGGCGACGAGCGTGCGCTGCGCGCCCACAGCCTGGGCCGCCTCGGCGCGGCTCACCTCGCCTCCGCTTTCCACCACGAAGTCGTACAGGCGCCGCCGCAGCGGATCGGACAGGAGGCCGACGGCGTCGATCCCGGATTCGGTCATGCCCCTATTGTCGTCCGGACGGCGAAGCAGAGCGGAGACAGGGAGACGGCACCCCGCGGACTCTTCGCTACCGTCATGGAATTCCTGTGCCCCTGACCTCCATGCGCCAAGGAGGGGGAGGGTGCTCGTGCCTGTTCTAGAGTGCTGTTGGGGCAGGGCTCGGAAGGTCGGGAGAGGGGCGGCTCGTTATCCCCGGTGAAGCGTGGAGAATCCGGCCGGGACCAATCCCCACCCCACCCCATCACCCTTGCTGAACAGGCCATATGAGAACGATCAAGCGCGGTGGCGAGTACGAGCTCGACATCAGGAAGTCCCGTTTCATCTGCGCGATGGCGCGGGTGGGCGACGAGGACGAGGCACGCGCCTTCATCGCCGAACGTCGCAAGGAGCACTGGAGCGCCAACCACAACTGCACCGCGTATGTGATCGGTCCCGACGGCGGGGTCCAGCGGTCCAGTGACGACGGTGAGCCGTCGGGCACGGCGGGGGTGCCCATGCTGGAGGTGCTGCGGCATCGCGAGCTCACCGACACCGTGGCCGTGGTGACCCGGTACTTCGGTGGAACCAAGCTCGGAGCTGGTGGCCTGATCCGCGCCTACGGCAATGCGGTGTCCGCCGCGGTCGACGAATTCGGTGTACTGGAGCGGCGCACTCTGCTCGTGGTGGCGGTGATCGCCGACTACCTGCGGGCCGGGCGGTTGGAGAGCGACCTGCGCGACTCCCGCCACCACGTGCGCGGTGTCGAGTACGGCTCCGACGTGCAGATCGATATCGCGCTCGACGAGCGTGACCTGCCCGAATTCGAGGCGTGGCTGGCCGAGGCCACCGGCGGCCAGGCGCTGTGCGAGGTCCTGGGCACCACCACGATCGAGGTGGAACCGGCAGCGGAGCCGTGACCGGACGCGCCCGGGGACCGGCCGTGGTCGGCGCGGGCCGGGCCGATGCCGGTCAACATGGGGGACACGGAACGCGGCCATCCAGGTAACAGCCGTAGGCGCCGCGGCCACCGCGTTCTAGGATTTGCGCGTAGACGGCCGAAATCGTAGGGGAGTGAGCGGCCATGCGCACCTGGCGGCGGGCGCGGGCACAGGTGGCTCTGGCCACCGGCATCTGGTTGCTCGTGGCCACCGTCGGCTGCACGCAGGCGGAGTCCGAACCGCCCTCCGCCCGGAAGTCGCCGCACCCGCTCGCCACCTCCTTCGCGGGCGACCTCCCGCCCGGACTCTCCGGAGAGCCGATCCGCTACCTGCACGGCCCCGGAGCCCAGGGGCCGGCGATCCTCGGCGACGAGATGGGCGTGCGCATCGAGTCGCTCGGCGACGTGTTCCTGATCAGCTCCAACAGCGAGGAGAAGCACGCCCTCCAGCGCCCCGCCGACGGGACGACGCTGTGGCAGGGCGAACAGCGCGTCGACGGCTTCGACACCACGCGCGACGGCTCGCCGGTGATCGTGCTGGTCACCGCGGAGGGCGACGCCACCACGGTCGTCGACGACACCGGCGCGACCGTCTGGACCGGCACCGATCCCCGCGACGTCTTCGTCGGTGGCGTGGTGGTGCGGCGACCGGAGAAGTGGAGCGCCGACGACCCCCACGGCAAGTTCACCGTCCTCGACACCGAGGGGGAGGAGCTCTGGCGGTTCACCTTCGCGCCCCCGGACGCCGATGACGGGGACACGGACAATGGGGACACCGACGAGGGGGAGGACGCGGCATCTACGACCGACGACGACCGGCTGGGCGTCCCAGTGGGCGCGCGCGGTGACGTGCTCCTGCTGAAGAACGGCGAGGGCGTGCTGCAGGCCCGCAACATCGGCGGCGAGGACGCCGGCGACCTGCTGTGGAGTAGGGCCGGTGACGCCCCCGACCTGGGGCGGGAGACGGCCGTACCGCGTCCGCTGCCCCAGATCGTCGGGTTCTACGTGGTGCCGGAGGACCTGACGGACCCCGAAGACGCCGGGGCCGGCGACGGCGCCACCGCCTCGGACGGCGAGCGCTCCGGATCCAACGGCGCCCCGGGTAACGGGGCCGGAGAGGGCGCGAAGGGGCCCGGGCCCCGGGAGACCGTGCTCGTCCGGTGGAGCCTTCCGGAGGCGCCCTCGGTCCTCTCCCTGCACGATCTGAGCGACGGCGACGTCCTGTGGACCCGGGCCGAACCGGGCGCCAACCCCGGCGATCGCGACTTCAATCCGGGGCACGTCGCCGGGACCGTCCACGACGTCACAACCGACACCCTCCTGCTGCCACAGGCCAGCGGAGCGACGCCGATGATCGCGATCGACCTGCTCAGCGGCGAGATCAAGTGGGAGTTCACCAACGGGGCCGAGCGCTCCATCTCGCCGGCGTTCGCGTTCGACGGCCACGTCTACGGCGATTCGCGCGATTCCGACGGCGGCACCCAGGTCGTGCTCGACGCCGAGACGAAGCGGACCATCGCCGAGGGCCTCGACTCCTATGTCGAGACCGTCACCGACGACGGCTACGCCATCGTCGTCCAGGGCCGCCAGCGTTTCGTCTTCGGTCCGGACGACGCGGGTGTGGACGGTTCGCCGCCCCCGGCCGAGACCCCCACGGCCCGCCCGGATGAGCAGGAGGATCGTGAGGGATAGGGGTCCGCAGGGGCGGCCCGGATCACAGTTCGCGGTCCCCCGCTGGTGCCGACCCGCGGAGCGATTCTCTACGATCTCAAAGTATGAACATGCCGGAGAGTGGGGCCGCCAGCGCGGACGGCCCGGCCCTGGGCGCCGGATTTCCGGCCGCCACGCGGGAGCGGTGGCGCGAACTCGTGGCCGGAGTGCTGGCCAAGACCGGGGTCGACGTCGACAGCTCGGCGCACGCGCCTGAGGAACTGCTGGCCTCCGCCACCTACGACGGGTTCACCATCGGCCCGCTCTACGTCGCGGAGGACGAGGACGACCAGGTGCAGGGGGGCGGGTTCCCCGGTCTCGCGCCGTTCACACGGGGCCGCCGCCCCGAGGGCGCGGTCACCAGCGGGTGGGACATCCGCCAGCAGCACGTGGGACCCGACCCCGCCGCCACGCGCAAGGCGGTGCTCGCCGACCTGGAGAACGGCGTCACCTCGCTGTGGCTGGCCGCCGGTGACCAGGGCGTACCGGTCGCCGGAATCGGTGAGGCGCTGGCCGATGTCCACCTCGACCTGGCCCCCGTCGTCCTGGATCCCGGCCCCGACACCGACGACGCGGCGGCCGCCGAGGCCCTGCTCACCGCCTGGTCCGACCGCGACATCCCCGACACCGCCGTCTCCGGCAACCTCGGCATCGACCCGATCAGCCGCGTCGCCCGCACCGCGGTACCGGACGACGCCGCCACCGCCGCGGCCGACATCGACGCTGCGGCCCGCCTCGCCGCCTCCCACGCCGCGCGCTACCCGGGCCTGCGGCTCATCACCGTCGACGGCACCCCCTACCACGACGCGGGCGGCTCCGACGCCCAGGAACTGGGCGCGACCATGGCCGCGGGCGTCGCCTACCTGCGCGCGCTCACCGACGCCGGACTGGACCTGGCCGACGCCGCCGCACGGCTGGAATTCCGGTACGCCGCCACCGCCGACCAGTTCGCCACCATCGCGAAGCTCCGCGCCGCCCGCGCCATGTGGGCGCG contains:
- a CDS encoding DUF3291 domain-containing protein; protein product: MADHHLAQLNVGILNAPLDAPSMAGFVDNLTPINALADASPGFVWRYTDEGRDDATEARPFGDDLLINFSVWESREALWEFTYRSEHIDLLRRRREWFQHMRDVTLVLWWIPAAHIPTLDEAGERLALLRRHGPTAEAFTFKDSFAPPKTPASSITSGTPL
- a CDS encoding YigZ family protein codes for the protein MRTIKRGGEYELDIRKSRFICAMARVGDEDEARAFIAERRKEHWSANHNCTAYVIGPDGGVQRSSDDGEPSGTAGVPMLEVLRHRELTDTVAVVTRYFGGTKLGAGGLIRAYGNAVSAAVDEFGVLERRTLLVVAVIADYLRAGRLESDLRDSRHHVRGVEYGSDVQIDIALDERDLPEFEAWLAEATGGQALCEVLGTTTIEVEPAAEP
- a CDS encoding superoxide dismutase family protein; translation: MPMTRALIGSTLVSLLLAGCGAADPNDANNTPEPTTGAELSPSPENGDGEKAGASPIQVSGTWEPYSPDATAITYDDAVPEGKKVDVDVQPEGDARTRFILTVNGLEPDRDYGSHVHTKPCGKDPADSGPHYQNEADPDATPSVNPDYANPENEVWLDFTTDGDGNAESTATVDFRPRTGEANSVVIHENHTKTGPGEAGKAGDRLACVNVPM
- a CDS encoding MFS transporter, whose protein sequence is MPLAVYVIGLGVFSMTTSEFMVSGLMPALAEEFGVSIAAVGYLITAYAAAMTLGGPVLTVGLLRTSRKTALLTLIGVFFLGQALGALSSGYGMMMAARVITGVASAAFFGVGLATCAEMVGPRLRGRAVSVAIGGLMIGTVLGLPAATLISQHFGWRASFWSVAVLVLLTGLVILRLLAASPSPESVSVRAEVAALVNVRLWAVYATSMLIIGATFAAFSYFVPILTDVSGFAPETVPLLLVAYGLATVVGNAIVGRLADDHTLPVLAVGLIALTAALVIFAAFAEVPVLAVAALILIGLVGVTMNPAMAARVMRVGNDGALVNTVHSSVITTGVVIGSWGGGLVISAGYGLTAPLWLGAGVAVLGLLSLLPELVQCDAGTGSGSQSASASSGEERAACLDAS
- a CDS encoding TetR/AcrR family transcriptional regulator, with product MGRPREFDDTAAVAAAMEVFWSKGYEATSTGDLCEGTGLGRGSLYNAFGNKQRLYEEALRRYTQDGFQAQLELLDGPGTAKDRLRRLMTQVIDIDMDDPQRRGCMAINAAVEPAGRDDAVARLADRSFKRLEDAIHDVIVVGQRLGEISADRDPRQAARCVLSAYYGLRVLGKVSQDRSALDDIVEGTLATL
- a CDS encoding helix-turn-helix transcriptional regulator; protein product: MTESGIDAVGLLSDPLRRRLYDFVVESGGEVSRAEAAQAVGAQRTLVAFHLDKLVAAGLLDVAQRKVSGREGPGSGRPAKLYRRGERQLTVQLPPRDYETAALVLAEAVQRHGAEEALHEAAREEGVRRGAALRSADDGPPTCGTAAGDSACDAFSLDDLAQRLERLGYEPVSDPDDTDAVRLRNCPFHTLARDFPPLACGMNLELLRGLLEGAGAEGFTARMAPLREGCCVRISKNKIH